In one window of Kosmotoga pacifica DNA:
- a CDS encoding ABC transporter ATP-binding protein: protein MPQSVYAESEEKYKVEDWSIIKRLWKYVRPYTWLFIVAILLIMISAALDLIFPYLSKVAIDDYMNADHAYTVEAINGNIHFMKDPKGTFHLKQLEDGSYVITDGTNNYTVSPETLRELRSSDLEGLTKIVIYMILTLIAMFIAVYLQVYLTNYMGQKITHNIRMDLFKHLMRLPMRYFDTTPSGRLSTRIANDTKNLAEFFSSVITSLVKDVVLLVGIIVVMLKMSFYLGTISLLILPLILVSTLVFRYFDRIAYRKVRTRLAIINAFLAEHISGMSVIQIFNQEKRKAEEFDNVNKSHYKSLMEQLMVFAVFRPLMDLLYYLAIAAIVWFGAKGILAGKVGFGVLYAFTSYVEMFFRPLRDIAEKYDIVQNALASAEKIYRIMDEQEEEYNEDQPAVETLKGELAFKNVWFAYDGENYVLKNITFHVKSGEKIAIVGETGAGKTSIISILNGLYKIQRGDILIDGRSLYEYNLQTLRKKLGIVLQDVFLFSGTVLDNIRLFDSKIPKGRVHEVVRYIGAERFINRLPNGYETEILERAGTLSAGERQLIALARAVLYDADILVLDEATANIDTETEAIIQQAMEKISHRKTVITIAHRLSTIRNSDRILVIHKGNLVEEGTHEELMKLGGIYYDLYRLQYELGDIA from the coding sequence ATGCCACAAAGCGTCTATGCCGAGTCGGAAGAAAAATATAAGGTCGAAGACTGGTCAATAATAAAGAGGCTCTGGAAGTACGTCAGACCGTATACATGGCTTTTCATCGTCGCCATACTGCTGATAATGATTTCTGCGGCGCTTGACTTGATATTCCCATATCTTTCGAAAGTTGCAATAGACGACTATATGAACGCAGATCATGCTTACACTGTGGAAGCCATCAATGGAAACATACATTTTATGAAAGATCCAAAGGGCACTTTTCATCTAAAACAACTCGAAGATGGAAGCTATGTTATCACAGACGGTACCAATAATTATACGGTAAGTCCCGAGACTCTGAGAGAACTCCGGAGTTCTGATCTCGAGGGTCTAACAAAGATAGTAATCTATATGATTCTCACACTTATTGCCATGTTCATTGCTGTGTACCTGCAGGTATATTTAACCAATTATATGGGTCAAAAGATAACTCACAATATAAGAATGGATCTTTTCAAGCATTTAATGAGGCTACCCATGCGATATTTTGACACCACACCAAGCGGACGGCTTTCTACAAGGATCGCCAATGACACAAAAAACCTGGCGGAGTTCTTCAGTAGTGTAATAACTTCGCTTGTAAAAGATGTGGTATTACTAGTGGGAATTATAGTGGTAATGCTTAAGATGTCTTTCTACCTCGGAACCATTTCGCTGTTAATACTTCCGCTTATACTGGTCAGCACGTTGGTATTCAGATACTTTGACCGCATAGCTTACAGAAAAGTCAGGACGAGACTCGCTATAATAAACGCCTTCCTTGCCGAACATATATCCGGTATGTCAGTCATCCAGATATTCAATCAGGAAAAAAGAAAGGCCGAGGAGTTTGACAACGTAAATAAAAGCCATTACAAGAGCCTTATGGAACAACTCATGGTTTTTGCGGTTTTCAGACCCTTAATGGACCTCCTTTACTATCTCGCTATCGCTGCAATCGTCTGGTTTGGAGCTAAGGGCATCCTAGCAGGAAAAGTAGGATTTGGCGTTTTATATGCTTTCACCAGCTACGTGGAGATGTTCTTCAGACCTTTGAGGGATATTGCTGAGAAATATGACATTGTTCAGAATGCTCTGGCTTCAGCTGAAAAGATTTATCGAATAATGGACGAGCAAGAAGAAGAGTACAATGAAGATCAGCCAGCTGTTGAAACTTTAAAGGGAGAACTCGCATTTAAAAATGTGTGGTTCGCTTATGATGGTGAGAACTACGTGCTGAAGAATATAACGTTCCATGTGAAATCTGGTGAGAAGATAGCAATTGTCGGTGAAACCGGAGCAGGTAAAACCTCAATAATAAGTATTCTAAATGGTCTTTACAAAATTCAGAGAGGTGACATATTAATTGATGGACGCTCGCTCTATGAGTACAACCTTCAGACCCTAAGGAAAAAGCTTGGCATTGTTCTTCAGGATGTTTTCCTTTTCTCTGGCACCGTGCTGGATAATATAAGGTTGTTTGACTCAAAAATACCAAAAGGACGGGTACACGAAGTGGTGAGGTACATAGGGGCAGAACGCTTCATCAACCGACTGCCGAATGGATATGAAACGGAGATACTCGAAAGGGCAGGAACGCTCTCTGCTGGTGAACGTCAGTTGATAGCCCTGGCCAGAGCTGTACTCTACGACGCGGATATCCTTGTGTTAGATGAAGCAACTGCCAACATCGATACTGAAACTGAAGCAATTATTCAGCAGGCAATGGAAAAAATCTCTCATAGGAAGACCGTCATCACGATAGCCCATCGTCTCTCCACTATAAGAAACTCGGATAGAATCCTTGTAATCCATAAGGGTAATCTTGTAGAAGAAGGTACACATGAGGAATTAATGAAACTCGGCGGGATATACTACGATCTGTACAGACTCCAATACGAACTTGGTGACATAGCCTGA
- a CDS encoding ABC transporter ATP-binding protein encodes MYLLGTLFVILVDLLQLVSPRIIGNIIDKLKTGVEDITVLKASLFAIIGVSFGIFISRFFWRVFIMGSARRFEYYSKKVLFEKLLTLPPSFYDRIKVGELMARFTNDVAAVRQAMGPAVVMSVDAIFMTLVTVFTMGTLISWKLTWIVIIPLPPLALISAFFGRLIHTRFKKVQAAFAVMTDSAEESVSGIRVIKSYGQEDSRYDMMCNKSDDYVRKNLALIRVWGMFFPLIQLLASIGYVIAMAFGGRAVITGQLTLGEFVTFTTYLGMLIWPMMATGWLINIIQRGRASYSRLKELLNEESDIVTTDPAPLRKLRGNIEINNLTFKYPSSREAVLKDINLYIPAGGKIAIVGTTGSGKTTLAKVLTRLYPVPKGKVFIDGYDINHIDPTVLRENIAYVPQETFLFSETVRNNIAFGVENATDEEIVRYASMAAIHNDIVSDFPEGYMTMVGERGVTLSGGQKQRVAIARALLKEAPIVILDDCLSAVDTETELKILSSLRNGSELRTVIVISHRLKAVRDADIIYVLHDGEIIERGNHDELMEFNGLYKRMYERQLLEEKLEEE; translated from the coding sequence ATGTATTTGTTGGGGACATTGTTCGTTATTCTTGTAGATTTACTTCAACTGGTCTCGCCACGGATAATTGGGAATATTATAGATAAACTCAAGACAGGTGTCGAGGATATCACTGTTCTCAAGGCCTCGTTATTCGCGATAATCGGCGTTTCCTTCGGGATATTCATTTCCAGATTCTTCTGGAGGGTCTTTATAATGGGGAGTGCTCGGCGGTTTGAGTACTATTCCAAGAAAGTGCTCTTTGAAAAGCTCCTGACATTGCCTCCGAGTTTCTATGATCGCATTAAAGTTGGTGAGCTGATGGCACGTTTCACCAACGATGTAGCGGCTGTGAGACAGGCAATGGGGCCCGCCGTAGTAATGTCAGTGGATGCTATTTTTATGACATTGGTAACAGTTTTTACAATGGGAACATTGATCAGCTGGAAACTGACGTGGATTGTCATCATTCCCCTCCCACCCCTCGCACTGATTTCAGCTTTCTTTGGAAGACTAATCCATACCCGCTTCAAAAAAGTACAGGCTGCATTCGCTGTAATGACTGACTCCGCAGAAGAGAGTGTTTCAGGCATAAGGGTAATAAAAAGTTACGGTCAGGAAGATTCAAGATACGACATGATGTGCAACAAGTCAGATGATTATGTGCGAAAAAATCTCGCTCTGATACGTGTTTGGGGCATGTTCTTTCCTCTAATTCAGTTACTGGCCTCTATTGGATACGTTATAGCCATGGCTTTTGGTGGAAGAGCTGTTATTACCGGTCAACTCACATTGGGTGAATTCGTGACCTTTACTACGTACCTTGGCATGCTCATCTGGCCCATGATGGCTACCGGTTGGCTTATAAACATCATTCAGCGTGGTCGAGCCTCATATAGCAGACTCAAAGAACTCCTCAACGAAGAATCCGACATAGTCACTACTGATCCCGCACCATTAAGAAAGCTCAGAGGGAATATTGAAATAAATAATCTCACGTTCAAATATCCTAGTAGCAGAGAAGCTGTCCTGAAGGACATAAATCTTTACATTCCCGCCGGAGGAAAGATCGCAATAGTGGGGACAACAGGTTCCGGGAAAACGACGCTGGCCAAGGTTCTCACACGTCTTTATCCAGTACCGAAGGGGAAGGTATTCATCGATGGTTACGATATTAATCACATCGATCCCACTGTTCTGAGGGAAAACATAGCTTATGTTCCACAGGAAACGTTCCTATTCTCTGAAACAGTTAGAAACAACATCGCCTTTGGAGTAGAAAATGCCACTGACGAAGAGATAGTACGTTACGCTTCGATGGCAGCGATTCACAACGATATAGTAAGTGATTTTCCTGAGGGTTATATGACCATGGTTGGAGAACGTGGTGTTACACTGTCCGGCGGGCAGAAACAACGTGTGGCAATAGCGCGGGCACTTTTGAAGGAAGCTCCGATAGTCATTCTCGATGACTGTTTGTCTGCTGTAGATACCGAAACGGAATTGAAAATACTCTCTTCTTTGCGAAATGGATCTGAACTGCGAACAGTTATCGTCATTTCCCACAGGCTAAAAGCCGTCAGAGATGCGGATATCATATATGTACTCCACGACGGCGAAATCATCGAAAGAGGTAACCACGACGAACTCATGGAGTTCAACGGCCTCTATAAAAGGATGTATGAACGCCAGTTACTAGAAGAGAAGCTGGAGGAGGAATAG
- a CDS encoding patatin-like phospholipase family protein: protein MKKRLLIGVFVLLALMNFASGAEKVGLVLSGGGGRGAYEIGVWKALMDLNVNVGGVYGTSVGSINGAGILMGDFEMLKHIWLSTDYDDVMEVSPEVRKIIEGNLSSLSVLDVARILRKLFAGVDIDPLRIKLRELIDERKVRSSNLDYGLVAYSLSKMRPVMLYLEDIPEGQLVDYILASSNFPVFKRESFGGENYIDGGIYSNIPIELAIKRGYKKIIAVDIGTYGLTDILNFLGGYRSKADIIFIKPRTHFGTVLTFNPEVSKKYMLEGYLDTLSTLGILNGEKYYIHGNEDIFEELFMSLSASDIKDVFNALNLKYIEDVDKKFLYYRVFLPYLESLAGTNGKAPFYTCQVLLDDLASLYDVEWLRLYNTRELLTAIIVAYEKSDVTSFLQSFMRNVRYGKLLEGLKLLFYKGKMPVDDEEYIEMKKRLEELVTIN from the coding sequence ATGAAAAAACGTCTATTGATCGGGGTGTTTGTACTGTTGGCTTTAATGAATTTCGCTTCAGGTGCTGAAAAAGTTGGGCTCGTTCTCTCTGGTGGCGGGGGCCGCGGAGCATATGAAATAGGTGTATGGAAAGCCTTGATGGATCTGAATGTAAACGTCGGCGGCGTTTATGGTACATCTGTTGGTTCAATAAACGGGGCTGGCATTTTGATGGGAGATTTTGAAATGCTTAAACACATCTGGCTTTCCACTGATTATGATGATGTAATGGAAGTCTCTCCAGAAGTTAGGAAAATAATTGAGGGAAATCTATCAAGTCTTTCTGTGCTCGATGTCGCGAGGATATTAAGGAAGCTTTTCGCCGGGGTGGATATAGATCCTTTGCGTATCAAACTTAGGGAGTTGATCGATGAAAGAAAAGTCAGATCATCAAACCTCGACTATGGTCTGGTAGCATACTCGCTGAGCAAGATGAGACCTGTTATGCTCTACCTCGAGGACATACCTGAAGGTCAACTAGTGGATTATATCCTTGCCAGTTCTAATTTTCCTGTATTCAAAAGAGAAAGCTTTGGTGGTGAGAACTACATAGACGGTGGTATTTACAGTAACATTCCCATTGAGCTGGCTATTAAACGCGGATATAAGAAAATAATAGCTGTGGACATTGGTACTTATGGATTGACAGATATTTTGAACTTCCTTGGGGGGTACAGAAGCAAAGCGGACATCATCTTTATTAAACCACGAACACATTTCGGGACAGTCCTAACTTTCAACCCAGAAGTCAGTAAGAAATACATGTTAGAGGGTTATCTGGATACCCTGAGCACACTAGGGATTTTGAACGGGGAAAAATACTATATCCATGGCAACGAAGACATTTTTGAAGAGTTGTTCATGAGTTTGTCGGCAAGTGATATCAAGGACGTATTTAACGCACTTAACTTGAAATATATCGAAGATGTTGATAAGAAATTCCTTTATTATCGTGTTTTCCTGCCCTATCTGGAATCTTTAGCGGGAACGAATGGCAAGGCTCCATTCTACACGTGCCAGGTCCTTCTGGATGATCTTGCATCCCTCTACGACGTTGAATGGCTGAGGCTGTACAATACTAGAGAGCTCCTCACAGCGATAATAGTGGCATATGAAAAGAGTGATGTCACTTCATTCCTGCAGTCCTTCATGCGAAATGTTCGCTATGGAAAGCTTCTTGAGGGCTTAAAGCTACTCTTTTATAAGGGGAAAATGCCTGTGGACGATGAAGAATACATTGAAATGAAGAAACGCCTGGAAGAGCTGGTAACGATAAATTAG
- the rbfA gene encoding 30S ribosome-binding factor RbfA, producing MASSYRKQMLESEIQKVLSEALRNYKGADFDTSLLNIVRVELSKDKRYAYISVSSLINTMSKEEVVQWFEDNKGYFRTAIAKNIRIFKAPELRFKEDIGIDASLRISKILEELNKGKEEESEE from the coding sequence ATGGCATCGTCTTATAGAAAACAAATGCTCGAATCGGAAATCCAAAAAGTACTCTCAGAGGCCCTCAGGAATTACAAAGGTGCTGATTTTGACACTTCACTTTTGAATATCGTAAGAGTCGAGTTATCTAAAGATAAAAGATATGCTTATATTTCTGTGAGCAGCCTCATCAATACGATGAGCAAAGAAGAAGTCGTTCAGTGGTTTGAAGACAACAAAGGCTATTTCAGGACAGCAATCGCTAAAAATATCAGGATATTCAAAGCTCCAGAACTCCGGTTCAAAGAAGACATAGGAATCGATGCGAGCTTAAGGATTTCAAAAATCCTCGAAGAACTCAATAAGGGGAAGGAAGAGGAAAGCGAAGAATGA
- the truB gene encoding tRNA pseudouridine(55) synthase TruB, with protein sequence MTSGFLFVDKPVGITSHDVVDMARKKLGIRKVGHSGTLDPFASGLLILGVGRATRLLEYLKDFEKTYVVKMKLGVITDTFDLTGKIVEEHPDWNLSTEEIVNALKAFEGEYLQVPPAYSAKRYKGKRLYQLAREGKIINLPPKRVKIFSIDDIEVRFPEGEVSFCARVSSGTYIRSLVMDVGYRLGCGATTTYLRRTKVGAFSVSEAVRPEELSLVNLKDSEAVMGFLPSIIVSEEQGKAVLNGRQIWIQGIAGLDGSFNKNDLIRIVSEEGRLLSIAKAERSSRFIKMLLRKKENQRVAKLLKVFGD encoded by the coding sequence ATGACCTCTGGGTTTCTTTTCGTTGATAAACCTGTCGGGATCACTTCCCATGATGTTGTCGATATGGCAAGAAAAAAGCTGGGAATCAGGAAAGTAGGCCATTCAGGAACATTAGATCCTTTTGCCAGTGGTCTGCTGATACTGGGTGTTGGGCGTGCAACGAGACTTCTCGAGTATCTCAAGGATTTCGAAAAGACATACGTGGTCAAAATGAAACTCGGTGTGATTACCGATACTTTTGATCTCACGGGTAAGATTGTGGAGGAGCATCCCGACTGGAATCTTTCTACTGAAGAGATTGTCAACGCGCTTAAAGCCTTTGAAGGCGAATATCTTCAGGTTCCACCTGCTTATTCTGCAAAACGGTACAAAGGGAAGCGCCTTTACCAGCTAGCCAGGGAGGGAAAGATTATAAACCTTCCGCCAAAGCGTGTGAAAATCTTCTCAATTGATGACATCGAAGTGCGATTTCCAGAAGGTGAAGTTTCGTTCTGTGCAAGAGTATCGTCAGGAACATATATAAGGTCGCTGGTTATGGATGTGGGATATCGTCTCGGTTGTGGTGCCACTACGACTTACCTGAGACGAACGAAAGTTGGTGCTTTCTCCGTTTCTGAAGCTGTCAGGCCCGAAGAATTATCTCTTGTGAACTTGAAGGATTCAGAGGCAGTAATGGGCTTCCTTCCTTCTATTATCGTGAGTGAAGAGCAGGGAAAGGCCGTCCTCAACGGGAGACAAATCTGGATTCAAGGCATCGCCGGTCTGGATGGCAGCTTCAATAAGAACGACCTTATAAGAATCGTTAGCGAAGAAGGCAGGCTCCTATCTATCGCTAAGGCCGAAAGGTCTTCAAGATTCATCAAAATGCTTCTGAGAAAAAAAGAAAATCAGAGGGTTGCAAAACTTCTAAAGGTATTTGGGGATTAG
- the ribF gene encoding riboflavin biosynthesis protein RibF, translating to MFVACIGTFDGVHLGHRKIMAETIEVASELGVNSTAISIIYPWRYYFPNFPGLVYPVSQRIELIINAGIENIVTVDMAEIRDIEPEDYILFLLEQGLKGLVVGEDFTFGKRARGNADILKEMSEKYGFTLRLVPKLEYQGKRISSSWIRGAIARGDIKLANKLLGEPYTIYGRVYRDKRLGSKLGYPTANVSRGNDKLVYPRPGVYIVRSVFDGREVFGLLNVGFRPTVNPSEEIKYEVYYLDFNENLYDNIIEMELLEYLRPELKFNTIDELTTAIARDEKIARNWIARFNSEK from the coding sequence ATGTTTGTAGCATGTATCGGTACATTTGACGGAGTTCATTTGGGTCACAGAAAAATCATGGCTGAAACCATTGAGGTCGCCTCCGAGCTTGGCGTAAACAGCACAGCAATATCGATAATTTATCCCTGGAGGTATTACTTTCCTAATTTTCCTGGTCTTGTCTATCCGGTCTCTCAGAGAATCGAGTTGATAATCAATGCTGGTATTGAAAATATCGTAACAGTTGATATGGCTGAGATAAGGGATATCGAACCAGAGGATTATATTCTCTTTCTCCTAGAACAAGGACTCAAGGGGCTGGTTGTGGGTGAAGATTTCACCTTTGGTAAGAGAGCCCGGGGAAACGCTGATATCTTGAAAGAAATGAGCGAGAAATACGGTTTTACTCTGCGCTTAGTCCCGAAGCTAGAGTATCAGGGCAAACGCATCAGCAGTAGTTGGATTAGAGGAGCCATAGCCCGGGGAGACATAAAGCTGGCCAACAAGTTACTTGGAGAACCGTACACAATATACGGCAGGGTCTACCGTGATAAAAGACTGGGTAGCAAACTCGGATATCCCACAGCGAATGTTTCTAGAGGCAATGACAAACTTGTGTATCCCAGACCTGGCGTCTATATCGTACGATCGGTGTTTGATGGTAGGGAAGTGTTTGGTCTTCTTAATGTAGGATTCAGGCCAACAGTCAATCCTTCGGAAGAGATAAAATACGAAGTCTATTATCTTGACTTCAATGAAAACCTTTACGACAACATCATCGAGATGGAACTGCTGGAATACCTGAGACCTGAATTAAAGTTTAACACGATTGATGAGCTCACAACTGCTATTGCTAGAGATGAAAAGATAGCCCGTAACTGGATTGCCAGATTCAACTCAGAGAAGTGA
- a CDS encoding alpha/beta fold hydrolase produces MFIRKWPVSGAVKGKLVLVHGLGEHSGRYEEIGNYLSRRGFRVYATDVEGHGMDVSLYGAAKSFKKMINRVKELTFMAEAEAPDVPIFLMGHSLGGLISIRLLELESKLFRAGIISSPPVKSYREELGSLYHGFFALSFVVPFLRLSNRIDVSEISNDEKTNRYYELDPMVHDRISLKFFFEIEKHIDLAWKEIEKIRHPVLFTYGSEDSVVSTEAILEFYENLKTDKKLITFPGSKHEPFRDREHKEVFFSEVLKFLLSLL; encoded by the coding sequence ATGTTTATCAGAAAATGGCCCGTTTCGGGGGCCGTAAAGGGGAAGTTGGTACTCGTTCACGGACTTGGTGAGCACAGCGGACGTTACGAAGAAATTGGGAATTATCTGAGCCGTAGAGGGTTTCGTGTTTACGCTACCGATGTCGAAGGACATGGTATGGACGTATCTCTATATGGTGCAGCCAAAAGTTTCAAGAAGATGATAAACAGAGTAAAAGAGCTCACATTCATGGCTGAAGCAGAGGCACCGGATGTCCCTATATTTCTGATGGGACATAGTCTTGGAGGATTGATCTCCATAAGGCTCCTTGAGCTGGAATCAAAGCTTTTTAGAGCCGGAATTATAAGTTCACCACCGGTCAAGTCATATCGAGAAGAACTCGGAAGCCTTTATCATGGCTTTTTCGCGTTATCATTCGTTGTTCCGTTTCTCAGATTGAGTAACAGAATCGACGTATCCGAAATCTCCAACGACGAAAAAACAAACCGCTACTACGAGTTAGACCCCATGGTGCATGACAGGATCTCTTTAAAGTTCTTCTTTGAAATTGAAAAGCACATAGATTTAGCGTGGAAAGAAATAGAGAAGATAAGGCACCCGGTTTTATTTACTTATGGCTCTGAAGATAGCGTAGTATCGACGGAAGCTATCTTGGAATTTTATGAAAACCTCAAGACTGATAAAAAGCTCATTACTTTTCCCGGTTCAAAACACGAACCTTTCAGGGATAGAGAACATAAAGAAGTATTTTTTTCAGAGGTCCTCAAATTCTTGCTTTCACTTCTCTGA
- a CDS encoding recombinase family protein, with amino-acid sequence MNEFLSGIRRVFAYARVSTKHQSGLSIDGQFRMCERFAEFYNMTIVGKFSDKETGKVNTREQFDVMLERVYAGEVDGILCEKYDRFSRAGASGEVLIQKIEKETGIRVIAVAELMDTTTPVGRAMRGMRMLFAALEREETVDRTIRRMKDMARYAYWMGGQPPLGYKVIDVQDKEGKLRKKLAIDEETAPLVRKIFELYADGKSQAQIVDWLNAQGYKTSRGGAFTKQSLHDILHNEKYRGIYTYFKGTKHNHHAKRDDVVRVPGGVPAIIDEELWDQVQKRFRAHAGYKHRYLLAGLLKCGRCGGYMHGHGGKEPDYRCIKHKPRLTIRKSKIEDFVLAYIKYEILEAVTDIDFELMAHEINAQATQRDHTRKQMIDKLTLELSRLQTDEERLIQAIKAGIGLEGLKEEAQKIKQRKEEIKLKLSQLRGPGGNDYIKVQELKENWELMKKRFYEGTSEQKEMVVRQLIDEVILHPSGYIQVIQK; translated from the coding sequence GTGAATGAGTTCCTTTCAGGTATCCGCAGGGTATTTGCTTATGCAAGAGTTTCTACGAAACATCAAAGCGGGCTTTCCATCGACGGTCAATTCAGGATGTGCGAACGCTTCGCTGAATTCTACAATATGACCATTGTCGGGAAATTCTCAGACAAAGAAACCGGGAAAGTCAATACTAGGGAACAATTTGATGTGATGCTTGAACGAGTTTATGCAGGGGAAGTAGATGGGATCCTGTGTGAAAAATACGACCGCTTTTCTCGAGCTGGTGCCAGTGGTGAGGTTTTGATTCAGAAGATAGAAAAAGAAACAGGGATCCGTGTGATTGCAGTTGCTGAGCTTATGGATACTACTACTCCGGTAGGAAGAGCCATGAGGGGAATGAGAATGCTTTTCGCGGCTCTTGAAAGAGAAGAGACAGTCGATAGGACCATCCGAAGAATGAAAGACATGGCCAGGTATGCCTATTGGATGGGAGGACAACCGCCTTTAGGATACAAAGTGATAGACGTTCAGGATAAAGAAGGAAAACTCAGGAAAAAACTTGCCATCGATGAGGAAACAGCTCCGCTTGTACGAAAGATTTTCGAGCTTTATGCCGACGGCAAAAGCCAGGCTCAGATAGTTGATTGGCTTAATGCTCAGGGCTACAAAACATCAAGAGGAGGGGCTTTCACAAAGCAATCCCTTCACGACATTTTGCACAACGAGAAATATCGAGGGATCTACACTTATTTTAAAGGGACAAAACATAATCATCACGCAAAACGAGATGATGTTGTTCGGGTTCCTGGAGGAGTACCTGCGATTATAGATGAGGAACTATGGGATCAAGTCCAAAAGCGTTTCAGGGCCCATGCGGGATATAAGCACCGCTATCTGTTAGCGGGCCTTCTAAAATGTGGTCGATGTGGAGGATACATGCACGGGCATGGGGGAAAAGAGCCGGATTACCGCTGTATTAAGCACAAGCCCAGATTAACTATAAGAAAGTCAAAAATCGAAGATTTCGTTTTGGCATATATTAAATATGAAATTCTGGAGGCAGTAACCGACATCGACTTTGAACTCATGGCCCACGAAATAAATGCGCAAGCGACCCAGAGGGACCACACAAGGAAACAAATGATAGATAAGCTTACTTTGGAACTTTCGAGACTCCAAACGGATGAGGAAAGGCTTATTCAAGCTATTAAGGCTGGAATAGGTTTAGAGGGATTAAAAGAAGAAGCACAAAAAATTAAGCAAAGGAAAGAAGAAATCAAATTGAAGTTATCACAGCTTAGAGGTCCTGGTGGGAATGATTATATAAAGGTTCAGGAACTAAAGGAAAACTGGGAGCTAATGAAAAAACGCTTCTATGAAGGAACATCTGAGCAAAAAGAAATGGTAGTTCGCCAGCTAATTGATGAGGTAATTCTTCATCCTTCAGGGTATATTCAAGTTATACAGAAATAA
- a CDS encoding DUF5131 family protein has protein sequence MSSSTKIEWTEATWNPVTGCSKFSKGCVHCYAERLCKRLQAMGSKKYRNGFQPTIHPETLTEPFKWKTPKMVFVVSMGDLFHESIPDYFIQQVFTVMNQAYWHTFQVLTKRAERFLEISRRVKWTSNIWAGVTVESEEYKHRIDLLREVPARVRFVSAEPLVGDLGELDLQQIHWVIAGGESGPASRKLEADWVRSIRDQCLEQNVLFFFKQWGGFNKKKNGRVLDGRTWDEKPNKTMTVFMQST, from the coding sequence ATGTCTTCAAGTACAAAAATTGAATGGACTGAAGCGACCTGGAATCCAGTTACCGGTTGTTCGAAGTTTAGTAAGGGTTGTGTACATTGTTATGCTGAGAGATTATGTAAAAGACTTCAGGCGATGGGAAGCAAAAAATACAGAAATGGTTTTCAGCCAACAATTCACCCAGAGACTTTAACTGAACCATTTAAATGGAAAACTCCCAAGATGGTTTTTGTTGTTTCTATGGGAGATCTCTTTCACGAATCAATACCAGATTATTTTATTCAGCAAGTCTTTACGGTAATGAACCAAGCTTACTGGCATACTTTCCAAGTACTTACAAAAAGGGCTGAAAGATTTTTGGAGATTTCTAGAAGGGTTAAATGGACTTCTAACATCTGGGCTGGTGTAACCGTAGAATCGGAAGAGTACAAGCACCGTATAGATCTTCTGAGAGAAGTTCCGGCCAGAGTTCGTTTCGTTTCTGCAGAACCTCTCGTGGGTGACTTGGGAGAGCTTGACTTACAACAAATCCATTGGGTAATAGCAGGAGGAGAAAGCGGTCCTGCTTCTAGAAAATTAGAAGCCGATTGGGTTCGTAGTATTCGAGACCAATGTTTAGAACAGAATGTTCTTTTCTTTTTTAAACAATGGGGCGGATTCAATAAAAAGAAAAACGGCCGGGTACTTGACGGTAGAACTTGGGACGAAAAACCAAACAAGACTATGACCGTTTTCATGCAGAGTACTTGA